Part of the Candidatus Eisenbacteria bacterium genome is shown below.
TCAAGGAGAGAAGCTCCAGCGCCTTCCGCCGGACCGCCGTCTCCTCCCTCAGGAAGGGGGCCGTCCGTAGGACCGCCGGAACCATCCCGCTCGCGGACTCACGGTGCAGCGAGACGCGGACGTTGTCGAGGACCGACATCTGTCGGAAGAGGCGGACGTTCTGGAATGTCCTCCCGATCCCGAGATCGGCGATCGCGTGCGGATACATCCCGACAAGGGAACGGCCGAGAAGAAGGACATCCCCTCCGGTCGGCCGGTAGACGCCCGTGATCAGGTTGAAGACGGTCGTCTTGCCCGCGCCGTTGGGCCCGATCAGACCCACGAGATCCCCCTCCCTGAGGATCAGGTCGAGATCGGACACGGCCTTCAAGCCCCCGAATGCGATGGAGGTCGCTCGAAGCTCCAGGACGTGCGGCCCGCTCACGCGCTCCTCCGCGAACGCAGCTTCATCCAGAGGCTGCCGATCTCGCGCGTGCCGAAGATCCCCTGGGGCCGCGTGATCATCAGGACGATCAGCAGGAAGCTGTAGAGGACCATCCGGTACTCGCGGAACTCGCGGAGCGCCTCCGGGAGGACGGTCAAGCCGATGGCGGCAGCGATCGATCCGGTGATCGAACCCATCCCCCCGAGAACCACCATGATGACCACCTCGATCGACTTCATGAACGTGAAGCTGTTCGTGTGGAGGTACATCAAGTAGTGCCCAAAGAGGCCTCCGGCGAGCCCCGCGAAGGCGGAGCCGATCACGAAGGCGGTCACCTTGTAGCGGGTCGTCGGCACGCCCAGGCTCTCTGC
Proteins encoded:
- a CDS encoding ABC transporter ATP-binding protein codes for the protein MELRATSIAFGGLKAVSDLDLILREGDLVGLIGPNGAGKTTVFNLITGVYRPTGGDVLLLGRSLVGMYPHAIADLGIGRTFQNVRLFRQMSVLDNVRVSLHRESASGMVPAVLRTAPFLREETAVRRKALELLSLMSLEEFAGARASDLPYGHQRRLEVARALALSPKLLLLDEPAAGMNPQETEGMMALVRKIRSDFGLTVLLVEHDMRFVMGICERIAVLDYGIKIAEGTPDAIKRDPRVIEAYLGAATADAAH
- a CDS encoding branched-chain amino acid ABC transporter permease, with translation GLLIGIPTLRLRGDYLAIATLGFGEIIRVLILNLEFLGGARGFPNIPPRANFFWVYLAVAGCVVFHANLIRSRHGRALLSIRDDEIAAESLGVPTTRYKVTAFVIGSAFAGLAGGLFGHYLMYLHTNSFTFMKSIEVVIMVVLGGMGSITGSIAAAIGLTVLPEALREFREYRMVLYSFLLIVLMITRPQGIFGTREIGSLWMKLRSRRSA